From a region of the Oncorhynchus keta strain PuntledgeMale-10-30-2019 chromosome 13, Oket_V2, whole genome shotgun sequence genome:
- the hmgb2b gene encoding high mobility group protein B2b, translating to MLSQQSSPEKHTAAETTTKTTRLILANFIWTGKFSRVAMVKGDVNKPKGKTSAYAFFVQTCREEHKRKHPDQSVNFAEFSKQCSERWRGLTANDKRRFEDMAKNDKVRYERDMRGYVPPKGMAKSGRRKKDPNAPKRPPSAFFVFSAEFRPTVKQEFPGCSIGETAKKLGIMWGQQTPTQKQPFEEKALRLREKYDKDMAAYRSGANVKRAPMRPGPGGSSGIMPHAAAGGGDDDDDDDDDLEDDDDEEDDDDDE from the exons ATGCTCAGTCAACAATCCTCTCCGGAGAAGCACACAGCAgcagagacaacaacaaaaacaaccagACTCATTCTTGCAAACTTCATCTGGACCGGTAAAT TCAGTCGTGTCGCCATGGTGAAAGGGGACGTTAACAAGCCGAAGGGCAAGACGTCAGCCTACGCCTTCTTCGTCCAGACCTGCCGGGAGGAACACAAGAGGAAACACCCCGACCAGTCGGTCAACTTCGCCGAGTTCTCCAAGCAGTgttcagagagatggagg GGTCTGACTGCGAATGATAAGCGTCGTTTTGAGGACATGGCGAAGAACGACAAGGTGCGATATGAGAGGGACATGAGGGGGTACGTCCCCCCCAAGGGGATGGCCAAGAGCGGAAGGAGGAAGAAGGACCCCAACGCTCCAAAAAGACCCCC gtctgccttctttgtgttctctgcagaGTTCCGTCCTACGGTCAAACAGGAGTTCCCAG GCTGTTCTATAGGAGAGACAGCTAAGAAGCTGGGGATCATGTGGGGTCAACAGACTCCAACCCAGAAACAGCCGTTTGAAGAGAAGGCTCTCCGACTGAGGGAGAAATACGACAAG gatATGGCTGCATACCGGTCCGGTGCGAACGTTAAGCGGGCCCCGATGCGACCCGGTCCCGGGGGCTCGTCTGGTATAATGCCCCACGCCGCGGCCGGTGGCGGagatgacgatgatgacgacgACGATGACCTGGAGGACGATGACGATGAAGAGGACGATGATGATGACGAGTAG